One Cryobacterium roopkundense genomic region harbors:
- a CDS encoding fumarylacetoacetate hydrolase family protein: MTDEPYPFIGRPGKVIAVHINYPSRAAQRGRTPEQPSYFLKPGSSVSSTGTAIVRPKGSELLAFEGEIALIIGRRVRGIRPEDGWAAVSGVTAANDFGVYDLRYADKGSNLRSKGGDGFTPLGPNVLPAESVDPAALRVRTWVNGELVQNDTTADLLFPFGRLVADLAQLITLERGDVILTGTPAGASVVSPGDTVEVEVDAPTAPGAPTSGRLVTPVIEGRFELGDFGARPQVDDHQRAEAWGSAEAAGLATPPAFELTEELTGRINSVGTATLSAQLRKRGFNAMSIDGLRPMHADKRMVGRARTLRFIPAREDLFTSHGGGYNAQKRAFDGLNPGDVLVIEARGETGTGTVGDILALRAQVRGAAGIVTDGGVRDSAAVAALGLPTYHAGAHPAVLGRCHVPWDVDLTITCGGAAVQPGDVVIGDADGVLVIPPHLVESVVTDAIEQEREETFIAERVAAGDGVDGLYPMNAEWKARYSVWLLR; the protein is encoded by the coding sequence ATGACAGACGAACCGTATCCGTTCATCGGACGGCCCGGCAAAGTGATTGCCGTGCACATCAACTACCCGTCCCGGGCGGCCCAGCGCGGACGCACTCCCGAGCAGCCGTCCTACTTTCTGAAGCCAGGCTCGAGCGTCTCCTCCACCGGCACCGCCATCGTGCGTCCAAAGGGCAGCGAACTCCTCGCTTTCGAGGGTGAGATCGCGCTGATCATCGGGCGTCGCGTGCGCGGTATCCGTCCCGAAGACGGCTGGGCAGCTGTCTCCGGCGTCACCGCCGCGAACGACTTCGGCGTCTACGACTTGCGCTACGCCGATAAGGGCTCTAACCTCCGGTCCAAGGGCGGCGACGGCTTCACCCCGCTCGGCCCGAACGTGCTCCCGGCCGAGTCCGTCGACCCGGCCGCCCTGCGCGTGCGCACCTGGGTGAATGGCGAACTCGTGCAGAACGACACGACCGCCGACCTGCTCTTCCCGTTCGGTCGTCTGGTGGCCGATCTCGCCCAGCTCATCACACTCGAACGCGGCGACGTGATCCTCACGGGAACGCCCGCCGGGGCATCCGTTGTCTCGCCCGGCGACACCGTGGAGGTTGAGGTGGACGCACCCACTGCGCCCGGCGCGCCCACCAGCGGCCGGCTGGTCACCCCGGTCATCGAGGGCCGCTTCGAGCTCGGCGACTTCGGCGCCCGCCCGCAGGTCGACGACCACCAGCGCGCAGAGGCGTGGGGCTCCGCGGAGGCCGCCGGACTGGCAACTCCCCCAGCCTTCGAACTCACGGAGGAGCTGACCGGGCGCATCAACAGCGTGGGAACGGCGACCCTGAGCGCCCAGCTGCGCAAGCGCGGCTTCAACGCGATGAGCATCGACGGGCTGCGGCCGATGCATGCCGACAAGCGCATGGTGGGCCGGGCCCGCACGCTGCGCTTCATCCCGGCCCGAGAAGACCTCTTCACGAGCCACGGCGGCGGCTACAACGCGCAGAAACGCGCGTTCGACGGCCTCAACCCCGGCGATGTGCTCGTGATCGAGGCCCGCGGCGAGACCGGCACCGGCACTGTCGGTGACATCCTCGCCCTGCGCGCCCAGGTGCGCGGCGCGGCCGGAATCGTGACCGATGGCGGGGTGCGCGACAGCGCCGCCGTCGCCGCGCTCGGCCTCCCCACCTACCACGCCGGCGCCCACCCGGCGGTGCTCGGCCGCTGCCACGTGCCGTGGGACGTGGACCTCACCATCACCTGCGGCGGCGCGGCCGTGCAACCCGGCGACGTGGTGATCGGCGACGCCGACGGCGTGCTGGTCATTCCCCCGCACCTGGTCGAATCCGTGGTCACCGACGCGATCGAGCAGGAGCGTGAGGAGACGTTCATCGCCGAGCGCGTCGCCGCCGGCGACGGCGTCGACGGTCTCTACCCGATGAACGCCGAGTGGAAGGCGCGGTACAGCGTGTGGCTGCTCCGCTGA
- a CDS encoding GntR family transcriptional regulator produces MAAPLTSPAPTVGKAQLAYDWLKTRINDGTFGPGYRLVLDQIARDISMSPVPVREAIRRLEAEGLVTFARNVGAQVAMLDPTEYEYTMQTLGLVEGAATALSAPTLPADALDRARQINADMAETLTHFDPARFTALNRDFHSVLYSTCPNPHILDLVHRGWNRLSVLRESTFGFVPGRAAESVAEHTHLLDLIEGKAASIEIELAARNHRLATLEAFLASRTTRPEGK; encoded by the coding sequence GTGGCTGCTCCGCTGACATCGCCCGCGCCCACTGTCGGCAAGGCGCAGCTCGCCTACGACTGGCTCAAGACCCGCATCAACGACGGCACGTTCGGGCCCGGCTACCGCCTCGTACTCGACCAGATCGCCCGCGACATCTCCATGAGCCCCGTGCCGGTGCGTGAGGCCATCCGCCGCCTTGAGGCTGAGGGCCTCGTGACGTTCGCCCGCAACGTGGGCGCCCAGGTCGCCATGCTCGACCCCACCGAGTACGAATACACCATGCAGACCCTGGGCCTCGTGGAGGGCGCCGCCACCGCGCTCTCGGCTCCGACACTCCCAGCGGATGCCCTCGACCGGGCCCGCCAGATCAACGCCGACATGGCCGAGACTCTCACGCACTTCGACCCGGCGCGGTTCACCGCCCTCAACCGCGACTTCCACTCCGTGCTCTACAGCACATGCCCCAACCCGCATATTCTCGACCTCGTTCACCGGGGCTGGAACCGGCTCTCCGTTCTGCGCGAGTCGACGTTCGGCTTCGTGCCCGGCCGCGCCGCCGAATCTGTGGCCGAACACACTCACCTGCTCGACCTGATCGAGGGCAAGGCCGCCTCGATCGAGATCGAGCTCGCCGCCCGCAACCACCGACTCGCTACCCTCGAGGCATTCCTTGCCTCCCGCACCACTCGTCCGGAAGGAAAATAA
- the dapA gene encoding 4-hydroxy-tetrahydrodipicolinate synthase, with protein MKFRSNPSQIRGSIAALMTPFTAGGAVDHAGLTNLVNWQIASGSHGISIGGSTGEPSSQTIAERAEAIRTVSAAINERVHFMAGTGSAKLDETLELTAAGRDAGIDAALIITPYYARPTQEALYVWYKTVCEEFPDLPIVAYNVPSRTAVDIAPETVYRLFRDFDNFVGVKETTKDFEHFSRVLHLCGPELLVWSGLELLCLPLMALGGAGFVSATSNIAPAASAQMFEAWESGDFATARRIHYGLHPLVDLLFVETNPAPGKWVMQQRGLIESAFVRPPLIEPTPGGIAKMRILMDAGSEFLTSTAGFTLAGAAK; from the coding sequence ATGAAGTTCCGCAGCAACCCGAGCCAGATCCGCGGCTCCATCGCCGCCCTCATGACGCCGTTCACCGCCGGTGGTGCAGTCGACCACGCCGGCCTGACCAACCTCGTGAACTGGCAGATCGCATCCGGTTCACACGGCATCTCGATCGGCGGGTCGACGGGGGAACCGAGCTCGCAGACCATCGCGGAGCGCGCCGAGGCGATCCGCACTGTGTCCGCCGCCATCAACGAACGGGTGCACTTCATGGCCGGCACCGGATCCGCCAAGCTCGACGAGACCCTCGAGCTCACCGCCGCCGGCCGCGACGCCGGCATCGACGCGGCGCTGATCATCACGCCGTACTACGCCCGCCCCACCCAAGAGGCGCTCTACGTGTGGTACAAAACGGTGTGCGAGGAGTTTCCCGACCTGCCGATCGTGGCGTATAACGTGCCGAGCCGCACCGCCGTGGACATCGCTCCGGAGACCGTGTACCGCCTCTTCCGCGACTTCGACAACTTCGTGGGCGTTAAGGAAACCACGAAGGACTTCGAGCACTTCTCCCGCGTGCTTCACCTCTGCGGGCCCGAGCTGCTGGTGTGGAGCGGCCTCGAGCTGCTCTGCCTGCCGCTGATGGCCCTCGGCGGCGCCGGCTTCGTGAGTGCCACGAGCAACATCGCCCCTGCCGCCTCAGCCCAGATGTTCGAGGCCTGGGAGTCGGGCGACTTCGCCACCGCGCGCCGGATCCACTACGGCCTGCACCCTCTCGTCGACCTGTTGTTCGTGGAGACCAACCCCGCTCCCGGAAAGTGGGTGATGCAGCAGCGCGGCCTCATCGAGTCCGCGTTCGTGCGCCCGCCGCTCATCGAGCCGACCCCCGGCGGCATCGCGAAGATGCGCATCCTGATGGACGCCGGCTCCGAGTTCCTCACGTCCACCGCCGGCTTCACCCTCGCCGGAGCGGCCAAGTGA
- the hpaE gene encoding 5-carboxymethyl-2-hydroxymuconate semialdehyde dehydrogenase produces MSAEATTAASAHPAPAAAHYVPENLPTHLQHFIGGRFVDSVGGETFDVLDPVSNQTYATAAAGQQADIDLAVAAATDAFLTGPWPRLKPRERSRILNRIADAVEAQDARLAELETFDTGLPITQALGQAQRAAENFRFFADLIVAQADDTYKVPGSQINYVNRKPVGVAGLITPWNTPFMLESWKLAPALASGCTVVLKPAEFTPLSASLWAEIFRTAGVPDGVFNLVNGIGEEAGDALVKHPEVPLISFTGETTTGQTIYRNCAANLKGMSMELGGKSPAVVFADADLEGAIDSTLFGVFSLNGERCTAGSRILVERSVYDVFCERYAARAASIVVGDPHDPATEVGALVHPEHYAKVMSYVEIGKSEGRLLAGGGRPAGLPEGNYVSPTVFADVPPTARVFQEEIFGPVVTITPFDTDAEALELANGVKYGLAAYIWTTNLVRAHTFAQSIEAGMVWLNSHNVRDLRTPFGGVKASGLGHEGGYRSIDFYTDQQAVHITLGPVHTPRFGAP; encoded by the coding sequence GTGAGCGCGGAAGCCACCACCGCGGCATCCGCTCACCCGGCGCCCGCGGCGGCGCACTACGTGCCGGAGAACCTTCCCACGCACCTCCAGCACTTCATTGGCGGGCGCTTCGTCGACAGCGTCGGCGGCGAAACCTTCGACGTGCTCGATCCCGTGTCGAATCAGACCTACGCCACGGCGGCCGCCGGCCAGCAGGCCGACATCGACCTCGCCGTGGCCGCGGCAACGGATGCCTTCCTCACCGGTCCGTGGCCTCGGCTCAAGCCCCGCGAGCGCTCGCGTATTCTCAACCGCATCGCCGACGCCGTCGAGGCGCAGGACGCCAGGCTCGCCGAACTGGAGACATTCGACACCGGCCTGCCGATCACCCAGGCGCTCGGCCAGGCGCAGCGCGCGGCCGAGAACTTCAGGTTCTTCGCGGACCTGATCGTGGCGCAGGCCGACGACACCTACAAGGTTCCCGGCAGCCAGATCAACTACGTGAACCGCAAGCCCGTAGGCGTCGCCGGCCTGATCACGCCGTGGAACACCCCCTTCATGCTCGAGAGCTGGAAGCTCGCCCCGGCGCTCGCCTCCGGTTGCACCGTCGTGCTGAAGCCGGCCGAATTCACGCCGCTGTCGGCGAGCCTCTGGGCGGAGATCTTTCGCACTGCCGGCGTGCCGGATGGGGTTTTCAACCTGGTCAACGGCATCGGCGAGGAGGCCGGCGACGCGCTGGTGAAGCATCCGGAAGTACCGCTCATCTCGTTTACGGGCGAGACGACCACAGGGCAGACCATTTATCGCAACTGCGCGGCGAACCTCAAGGGCATGTCGATGGAGCTCGGCGGCAAGTCCCCCGCCGTCGTGTTCGCCGACGCCGACCTCGAGGGAGCCATCGACTCGACACTGTTCGGTGTGTTCTCGCTCAACGGCGAGCGCTGCACGGCCGGCAGCCGCATCCTCGTGGAACGCTCGGTCTACGACGTATTCTGCGAACGGTATGCGGCGAGGGCTGCGAGCATCGTGGTGGGCGACCCGCACGATCCGGCCACAGAGGTGGGCGCTCTCGTGCACCCCGAGCACTACGCCAAGGTGATGAGTTACGTGGAGATCGGCAAGTCCGAAGGCCGCCTGCTCGCCGGCGGCGGCCGCCCCGCGGGCCTGCCGGAGGGCAACTACGTGTCGCCGACTGTGTTCGCCGACGTGCCTCCCACGGCGCGCGTGTTCCAGGAGGAGATCTTCGGCCCCGTGGTCACGATCACCCCCTTTGATACGGATGCCGAGGCGCTCGAGCTCGCGAACGGGGTAAAGTACGGCCTCGCGGCCTACATCTGGACCACGAACCTGGTTCGCGCACACACGTTCGCGCAGTCCATCGAGGCCGGAATGGTGTGGCTCAACTCCCACAACGTGCGTGACCTGCGCACCCCGTTCGGCGGAGTGAAAGCCTCCGGGCTCGGCCATGAGGGCGGGTACCGTTCGATCGACTTCTACACCGACCAGCAGGCCGTGCACATCACCCTCGGTCCCGTGCACACCCCCCGCTTCGGCGCCCCCTAA
- the hpaD gene encoding 3,4-dihydroxyphenylacetate 2,3-dioxygenase, whose translation MTFIPTPTVPAPDILRCAYMDIVVNDLAKSREFYVDILGLVVTEESDTEIYLRGFEEFIHHNLVLRVGPVAAVAAMAFRVRTPEDVDLAEAYYQQLGCRTERRREGFVKGVGDSVRVEDPLGFPYEFFFTVDHVERLSWRFDLHGPGALVRLDHFNQVTPDVGLGRKYLEDLGFRVTEDIQDSDGVTYAAWLRRKDTVHDTALTGGAGPRMHHIAFATHEKHNIIYICDKLGALRKSDLIERGPGRHGVSNAFYLYLRDPDGHRVEIYTQDYYTGDPDNPVVTWDVHDNQRRDWWGNPVVPSWYTDASLVLDLNGNPQPVLERDEPTEMAVTVGADGFSYTRQDDTVAGFKLGNTL comes from the coding sequence ATGACCTTCATCCCCACCCCCACAGTTCCCGCGCCGGACATTCTGCGCTGCGCCTATATGGACATCGTCGTGAACGACCTCGCGAAGTCGCGCGAGTTCTACGTCGACATCCTCGGCCTCGTCGTGACCGAGGAGAGCGACACCGAGATCTACCTGCGCGGCTTCGAGGAGTTCATCCACCACAACCTCGTGCTGCGGGTCGGCCCGGTTGCGGCCGTCGCCGCCATGGCGTTCCGGGTGCGCACCCCCGAAGACGTCGACCTCGCGGAGGCTTACTACCAGCAACTCGGCTGCCGTACCGAGCGCCGGCGCGAGGGCTTCGTCAAGGGGGTGGGCGACAGCGTCCGGGTGGAGGATCCGCTCGGCTTCCCTTACGAATTCTTCTTCACGGTTGACCACGTGGAGCGCCTGTCCTGGCGGTTCGACCTGCACGGGCCTGGCGCGCTCGTGCGCCTCGACCACTTCAACCAGGTGACGCCCGACGTGGGCCTCGGCCGCAAGTACCTCGAAGACCTGGGTTTTCGCGTCACCGAAGACATCCAGGACTCCGACGGCGTCACCTATGCGGCGTGGCTGCGCCGCAAAGACACCGTGCACGACACCGCGCTCACCGGCGGCGCCGGGCCGCGCATGCACCACATCGCCTTCGCGACGCACGAGAAGCACAACATCATCTACATCTGCGACAAGCTCGGCGCGCTGCGCAAGAGCGACCTGATCGAGCGCGGGCCGGGCCGCCACGGCGTCTCGAACGCGTTCTACCTCTACCTGCGCGACCCCGACGGCCACCGCGTGGAAATCTACACACAGGATTACTACACCGGCGACCCTGACAACCCCGTGGTGACCTGGGACGTGCACGACAACCAGCGCCGCGACTGGTGGGGCAACCCCGTGGTGCCCAGCTGGTACACGGATGCCTCGCTCGTGCTCGACCTCAACGGCAACCCCCAGCCGGTTCTCGAGCGTGACGAGCCCACCGAGATGGCCGTCACCGTGGGCGCCGACGGCTTCTCATACACCCGCCAGGACGACACCGTGGCCGGCTTCAAGCTCGGCAACACCCTGTAG
- a CDS encoding response regulator: MSVPGTIRTLIVDDDASVCRLHVRYVEGLAGFTVVGTAATGQEAVDFAAANEVDLILLDMHLPDFSGIEVLHRLRGLTRDAIDVIVVTSANEPVTVRQAAAARVADYLMKPFSRSVFELRLAAYRAGFGVGSSDDFRGALRQADIDGMFLPARPAPRPDTAALAIVPEARLPKGLSAPTVALVLGVLRAREVSSVADVADACGLARGTARRYLDFLRLSGQALVTHRYGVRGRPELLFSLAPG, encoded by the coding sequence GTGAGCGTTCCGGGAACGATCCGCACTCTCATCGTCGACGACGACGCATCCGTGTGCCGCTTGCACGTGCGGTATGTGGAAGGGCTCGCCGGTTTCACCGTGGTGGGCACGGCCGCCACGGGGCAGGAGGCGGTGGATTTCGCCGCGGCGAACGAGGTCGACCTGATTCTGCTCGACATGCACCTGCCCGACTTCAGCGGCATCGAGGTGCTTCACCGGCTGCGCGGTCTCACGCGCGACGCGATCGACGTGATCGTGGTGACGTCGGCGAACGAGCCGGTTACCGTGCGGCAGGCGGCCGCGGCGCGCGTGGCGGATTACCTCATGAAGCCGTTCTCCCGCTCGGTGTTCGAGCTGCGGCTCGCCGCCTACCGGGCCGGTTTCGGTGTCGGGTCGTCAGACGACTTCCGTGGCGCACTGCGCCAGGCCGACATAGACGGCATGTTTCTGCCCGCACGGCCGGCGCCCCGCCCAGACACCGCAGCGCTCGCCATCGTGCCGGAGGCGCGCCTGCCCAAGGGGCTCTCGGCGCCGACCGTGGCGCTTGTGCTCGGCGTGCTGCGCGCCCGCGAGGTGAGCAGCGTGGCCGATGTGGCCGATGCGTGCGGCCTCGCCCGCGGCACCGCCCGGCGCTACCTCGACTTCTTGCGTCTCTCCGGCCAGGCGCTCGTCACGCACCGCTACGGCGTGCGCGGTCGCCCGGAACTGCTCTTCAGCCTCGCCCCCGGGTAA
- a CDS encoding ATP-binding protein, whose product MPPTTWMLRRGSLLLLQVAIVSLCVGVTTVVALRVQETQIRSATVERVSDVAESLADLPAVIAAIGAPDAAEVLQPLAELVREASGVDYVVITDGTGMRLTHPTASLVGEQVSTDASAVLRGETFVGVEDGTLGRTLRAKVPITADGLVIGTASVGLLESHIVADLDESLLRLVPWVLGSLVLGFLGATAVDRAVRRRVARLEFELRELDVQRRLAAVLREQTHEFANRLHVLYGLVEADARADALDFIGSIVPVSAGSAPALVDDPGLAALLAARSAELERGGGSLQVGAGSRVLPGRVSEAAVTVVANLLSNAVEATDAAGRVHVLVTADDDAFSVTVCDDGPGLDLAARGRLFERGFSTKRRERRAGVEIPRGVGLALVRDLVRRGGGTLDVGESPTGGARFTATLPAVLPAAGRGAES is encoded by the coding sequence ATGCCGCCCACCACATGGATGCTGCGCCGCGGTTCGCTCCTGCTGCTGCAGGTGGCCATCGTCTCGCTGTGCGTCGGCGTCACCACGGTGGTTGCCCTGCGGGTGCAGGAGACCCAGATTCGCTCCGCCACGGTGGAGCGCGTCTCCGACGTGGCCGAGAGCCTCGCCGACCTGCCAGCCGTGATCGCCGCCATCGGCGCCCCCGACGCGGCCGAGGTGCTGCAGCCCCTCGCCGAACTGGTGCGCGAGGCATCCGGGGTGGACTACGTGGTGATCACCGACGGGACAGGCATGCGGCTCACCCACCCCACCGCGTCCCTGGTGGGCGAGCAGGTCTCCACGGACGCGAGCGCCGTGCTGCGCGGGGAGACGTTCGTGGGGGTCGAAGACGGCACGCTGGGCCGCACCCTGCGCGCGAAGGTGCCGATCACCGCCGACGGCCTCGTCATCGGCACGGCCTCGGTGGGCCTGCTCGAAAGTCATATTGTGGCCGACCTCGACGAGAGCCTGCTGCGGCTCGTGCCCTGGGTGCTTGGCTCCCTCGTACTGGGCTTTCTCGGCGCCACCGCCGTGGACAGGGCTGTGCGCCGCCGGGTCGCGAGGCTCGAGTTCGAGCTGCGCGAACTCGACGTGCAACGCCGACTGGCCGCCGTGCTTCGGGAGCAGACCCACGAATTCGCCAACCGACTGCACGTTCTTTACGGACTCGTGGAGGCAGACGCCCGGGCAGACGCGCTCGACTTCATCGGCTCCATCGTGCCCGTTTCGGCCGGGTCAGCGCCGGCGCTTGTCGACGACCCGGGGCTCGCGGCCCTGCTCGCGGCGCGGTCGGCTGAACTCGAGCGCGGGGGCGGGTCGCTGCAGGTGGGTGCCGGTTCGCGGGTGCTGCCCGGCCGCGTATCGGAGGCCGCCGTCACCGTGGTCGCGAACCTGCTCAGCAACGCGGTCGAGGCCACGGATGCCGCGGGCCGCGTGCACGTGCTCGTCACGGCCGACGATGACGCATTCTCCGTCACCGTCTGCGACGACGGGCCGGGGCTGGACCTCGCCGCGCGCGGCCGACTGTTCGAACGCGGGTTCAGCACGAAGCGGCGCGAGCGCCGTGCGGGGGTCGAGATTCCCCGCGGCGTCGGGCTCGCTCTCGTTCGCGATCTGGTGCGCCGCGGCGGTGGCACCCTCGATGTGGGCGAGTCGCCCACCGGTGGCGCGCGCTTCACGGCGACCCTGCCGGCCGTGCTGCCCGCGGCGGGCAGAGGGGCGGAATCGTGA
- a CDS encoding Bug family tripartite tricarboxylate transporter substrate binding protein, whose amino-acid sequence MKKAILTAAFATVTAVLVLAATANASSAGGGATARSKLTMMAPAAPGGGWDAFAREGQQALRANGIVNNARVINVPGAGGTIGLGQVAQMPGREDLLLATGAAMMGGIELSTADVSFDDVTLIARVADDYNVLVVPKDSPYETIDDFTAAWAADPGGHAIAGGSLGSIDHLLSGLLGREIGIDPRDVNYVAYAGGGEVLTSLLSNTASAGISSYNDFRDQIEAGSVRALGTSAAEPVDGIDVPTFIESGYNVEMSNWRGYAAPPGISHEARQELVDIVTEMHATSEWDDSMTRNRWSDSYSIDGDFEEFIATESERVRSIIEELGL is encoded by the coding sequence ATGAAAAAAGCGATTCTCACGGCCGCGTTCGCGACCGTGACCGCCGTTCTGGTGCTCGCCGCCACCGCCAACGCCAGCTCGGCTGGCGGCGGAGCGACGGCACGCAGCAAGCTCACCATGATGGCTCCGGCCGCTCCCGGCGGCGGCTGGGACGCCTTCGCCCGCGAAGGCCAGCAGGCCCTGCGTGCGAACGGCATCGTAAACAACGCCCGGGTCATCAACGTTCCCGGCGCCGGTGGCACGATCGGCCTCGGTCAGGTGGCCCAGATGCCCGGCCGCGAAGATCTGCTTCTCGCCACCGGCGCCGCCATGATGGGCGGCATCGAGCTCTCCACGGCCGACGTGTCCTTCGACGACGTCACCCTCATCGCCCGTGTCGCCGACGACTACAACGTGCTCGTCGTACCGAAGGACTCCCCCTACGAGACCATCGACGACTTCACCGCGGCCTGGGCCGCCGACCCGGGCGGGCACGCCATCGCCGGGGGCTCGCTCGGCAGCATCGACCATCTACTCAGCGGGCTGCTCGGCCGCGAGATCGGCATCGACCCGCGCGACGTGAATTATGTCGCCTACGCGGGCGGCGGCGAAGTGCTCACCTCCCTGCTCTCGAACACGGCCTCGGCCGGCATCTCGAGCTACAACGACTTCCGCGATCAGATCGAGGCCGGCTCGGTGCGCGCCCTCGGCACCTCGGCCGCCGAACCGGTGGACGGCATCGACGTACCCACCTTCATCGAATCCGGCTACAACGTGGAGATGAGTAACTGGCGCGGCTATGCGGCCCCGCCCGGCATCAGCCACGAGGCCCGCCAGGAGCTCGTCGACATCGTCACGGAGATGCACGCCACGTCCGAGTGGGACGACTCCATGACCCGCAACCGTTGGAGCGACAGCTACTCCATCGACGGCGACTTCGAGGAATTCATCGCCACCGAGAGCGAGCGCGTGCGCTCCATCATTGAGGAGCTCGGACTGTGA
- a CDS encoding tripartite tricarboxylate transporter TctB family protein, whose translation MSNTTPTDDRFHPPADVSTADAAASARETAPQPWLAGRSELVVSALVLAIAVFLTVGIVTMDVPEGTATPGPQFFPTIVAGLLYVLAVLLAVQVVRAPRPVDGDSNVSRVGMSSDMLNDLGDIDTTSEIRVIRSSVHPATKKKIGLTDWKTTGLVLASVIAFILLLQPLGWLLSAAALFWALSRALGSRRPMFDIGVSLIFSSCMQLAFSAGLGLTLPSGILTGVFSWIS comes from the coding sequence GTGAGCAACACGACCCCGACCGACGACAGGTTCCACCCGCCCGCCGATGTCTCGACAGCGGATGCCGCGGCATCCGCTCGCGAGACCGCGCCCCAGCCCTGGCTGGCCGGCCGCAGTGAGCTCGTGGTCTCCGCCCTTGTACTGGCGATCGCCGTGTTCCTCACGGTGGGTATCGTCACCATGGACGTTCCTGAGGGCACCGCGACCCCCGGGCCGCAGTTCTTCCCCACGATCGTCGCCGGGCTGCTGTACGTGCTCGCGGTCCTCCTCGCCGTTCAGGTCGTGCGGGCACCCCGCCCGGTCGACGGCGACAGCAACGTGAGCCGGGTGGGCATGTCCAGCGACATGCTCAACGATCTCGGCGACATCGACACGACCAGCGAGATCCGCGTCATCCGCTCCTCCGTGCACCCCGCCACGAAGAAGAAGATCGGCCTGACCGACTGGAAGACCACCGGACTCGTGCTCGCGAGCGTGATCGCGTTCATCCTGCTGCTGCAGCCGCTCGGTTGGCTGCTCTCCGCCGCCGCGCTGTTCTGGGCGCTCTCGCGGGCCCTCGGCAGTCGACGCCCGATGTTCGATATCGGCGTCTCGCTGATCTTCTCCTCGTGCATGCAGCTCGCATTCTCGGCCGGCCTCGGCCTCACCCTTCCTTCGGGAATTCTGACGGGAGTCTTCTCATGGATCAGCTAG